DNA sequence from the Leptospirillum ferrooxidans C2-3 genome:
ATATTTTTTGCAATGGCATTAGGATCGTAAAGAGGAATTGATGCCTCGTTCCGTGAGAAGGGAAAAGAAAGCTTAGCGAGGTCTCTTGTGATCAGGGATATTCGCATACAAGAGAATCACTTCTTCGTCCTTTTTCTGTAAACTCAACATTGATATTCCTGTTCAAATTCCTTTGCGTTTAGTAAGAAGAAAGGAATAGAAGTTAACATAGGTCGAATAGATTCCCTCCATCCGCTTGTTGACATTCAAAAAGAAGACAAAAATCCTTTTTCAAAGTAAGGAAATGCAATCTTTTATAAAAAATAACCGCCGGGAATTTTAAAAAGTCGCAATAATTATTAAAGAACGCATGATGGAAACCATCGATGTCATGGATTTTGAACTGTCAGACTCTGACATGAACAGGATCACGGCAATGGATACTGCGACCAGCGCGTTCTTCTCTCATCGCGATCCGGCTATGGTCGAATGGCTAACCGCCAGGAAATTGGATGTGTAGAAATGCAAATTGGCCCTTGAAAAACATACTGCGAGGAGATCAACTACCGGCCACTCAGCCGAGGCTGTAGTGGGGGTTTGCAGTTCAAGCGTTCGATTCAGACTGCGATAGGCCGATTGATTGCAGCCTTGAAGCGAATGTTCCGTGCGGCATTGATGTCCGCATGTTCGGTATGGGTGCACCTCAAACAGGAGAAATGGCCTTGAGACGTTCGGTTGTCTTTTTCGCAATGTCCACACACAGAGCATGTGCGGGAGGTGTTTCGTGGATCGACAACCACCACGGGAACGCCTTCCAGAACAGCCTTGTAGGTGATAAAGCGTCTCAACTGGTCAAACGCCCATTTCCCGAATCGTTCCCTTTGGCTCTTTCCAACCATTGTCCGGCCGTTGAATCCCTTGAGATCCTCAAGGGCAATACCTCGTCCGGTGCCTTTTGCCTTGGAAACGATCTTTTTCGAAAGACAGTGATTCGTGTCTTTCTTGAATCGCGCTTCTTTGCCAGATACTTTTTTCAGGTGGCGTTTGGCATTCTTTGTTCCTTTCTCCTGAAGCGCTTTTTTCAGGGTGTGGATCTTTTCCCGAACCTGATCCACCCCTTCTCCGGAGAACGATTCTCCATCGGAGTCGGTGGAAAGATGGACGATCCCCGCATCGACTCCGAGACACTCTTCGGGGTCATAGGGTGTTCCGTCCGGAACATCGATCAGGAGATTCAGGAAGAATTTCCCGCCGGAGGTGGTGAGATCCGCCTGTCCGAGCATCTTGTTCCGGTCGAGCGGAGCGTAGTGGCCGAATATCAGCGAAACGGTGATCCGTCCGTGGACCGTGGCCATGGAAGCGTGGGAGAGGGACTTGAAAGACAGAAGACGCTTGTCGTATTCCATGGCCGAATGTCTCTTGAAAGAATGGAGCGTTTTCTTCTCCGTCCTGTAGCTGCCGGAGACCTTGGCAATGGCCCGGACGATCATCTGGGAGGTGAGGGCGGGAAACCTCTCCCTCACTTCAAAATAGACCATATGGTGGAGTTTCATCTGGTGCGGGGTCCCGGCCTCGAAGGACTTTCTGGAAATCCAGTTGCAGGCGTCGTTGAAGCTCTCGATCGTCTCCAGAAGAGACTTGGCCTGTTCTTTGGTCGGGGTCAGTTTGACCTTCAATGTTTTTTTCATAGACCCATCACAGGAAACATTGTTTCCTGTCTCAATTCCTAACAGATGATAAGGAGCAGCGCATTCCTCCCGTTCCCTGATATAAACCGTCCAGGGAAGGGTATCCTGCGCGAAAGAAGATGAATTATGAGTGACATGTAAAACATCAAACTTACAAGGGTGGCCCCTCTCTTACAAACCGTCGGAAATGTTGGCTATAGGATCAGGAATGCAGCAACAACAATGCTGCACCTTGTCCCCTCTCAGGAGGAGATCCAAGCAGAGCAACCTGATAAATCGCAAATTGCCTGAAACTCAGCAGGGACCTATAGATGGACGCCGAAAGACCATGCAGGCTCGACGCTCCAAGTGTTGAACGTGGTGTCCAGAATATGAGCCGCCCCTACCAAATTGTCGTGCACCCATTTGAACCAGACACCTGTGGGCAGATCTTCTTTCATGTGAGTCTTATTGATCTGTTTGGCTATTTCGAAATATGGTATTCTGGCATTCATGAAAGTTTCCGAGGTTCTTGATCTTCTAAAACAAGACGGCTGGTTTCTAGTCGATACGAGGGGAAGTCATCGACAATTTAAACACTCTCTCAAACCCGGCCGGGTTACAGTGGCTGGGAAAACAAGCGATGATCTTTCCCCTGGAACATTGAACAGCATTTTGAAGCAGTCCGGCTTAAAAACAAAGAAATAAGAGGTCAAGATGCGTTATGCTATTGTTATTGAAAAAATGGAATCGAACTATTCTGCGTATGTTCCTGATCTCCCCGGCTGTATTGCGACCGGATCCACGATTGAAGAGACAGAGAGTTTAATTAAGGAGGCGATTGCTTTTCATCTTGAAGGAATGCGGGAAGATCATCAACCCGTCCCGGAACCGACGAGTCTTGTGGAATATGTTTCTATCTGAAAGTTTTTACTACTCACTTGGCTTCAGGTAGATCGTTTGGAACCTGAGCAAAGTGAGGGGGAATACACATTCTGGATCTCTTCAAATCTTAGTCTATTCCATGTGCCATATTCATCGTCCGAAACCGTCTTTTATCGTCCGGCAATGTCCGAGAAGCTGAGGGCAGATCCCACATTTTGCCTTGTGTTAGCGCTTCGGTTTCGGATTCTTAATCAGCGGGTTGGGCGTTCGTTCTTCCCTCGGCCAACCCACCCACCGCCTGTATATAAATTTCCTTTATTCATCTCTTGCCCTGCTTTCTGACACATGGCTGTCGGTAACAATCTTGAACTCACGGCTTATCTTGCCATTTTCTCCTTTTGCCATTATTTTTGGGATACGTTATTTTTTCCAGAGGAAATTGCTTTCAAAGGGCCATTATGGTTTAGGGACAAAATCAAGGGATACCATATTGATACAGTATCTGAGACCCGTTGGTTTTGGTCCATCATTAAAGACATGGCCCAAATGGGCATCACATAGCCGACAAAGCACTTCACTCCGCTTCATTCCATGGCTGTTATCTTCCCTGATGGCTACGTTTTCCGTTGAGACAGGTGCATAAAAGCTTGGCCAACCGGTTCCCGAATCGAATTTTGTTTCTGAATTGAAAAGGGTGGTCCCGCAGCAGATGCATCGATAGAGTCCAGGGCTTTTCTGATCATGTCCAGGGATGGAAAAAGGACGTTCGGTCTGGTGGTCTCTTGTCACTGCGTAGGAGAGGGGGGATAGCCGCTCCTTCCAGGATGGATCTTCCTTGACCTTTGGAAGGATTTTTTCCCCAAGATAATCTCCTGTTTCGGAATATACTGCGATTTTAACCTTGTCAGAGTCTGATTCAGCCATTATTGATCCTTATATTTTAGATTTTCAGTTGAGATGTTTTTTTGTCGTAAGATCAAAACATAATCCGATAGCCTGACCCGGTCAAGCCATCATTCGGGGGGGGATCAAGAACGTCTGCAGAAGGTACTGTCATCTGTGTGCAAGGAGATCTTCAAGGATAAAATGAACAGAATCAGAAAAAAGGCGGACAACCGCCTGATGGAGGATGTTCTTCATTCTTGAAAATGGATTATTCCGCTCAGCTATCGGGATGGAGACTTTGTATTTTGAAGAAAAATTGTATTGATAACTTCTGAGCTATCTATTCTTGCACTCCTTCCCATTCCTCGATCCCCTGATCGGTTTTAAGTGAAACCCTTTTTAATGAGAGTGCGTTGAAAAGAATTTCAAGAGATCGTTCTGATGGTTGTATTTCAATATTCCAATTAGGATTCATGACCAACGTTCCCTGTGCCTCGACAAAAAATCGTCTCCGAATCGGTTGGCTTTCATTTTTGATAAATGCGGAACTCCACCACTCCATCATTCTTTCTGAGGATTGAAGAAGAACTTTGGAAGAGGGAAGCTTGTCCCTCTTATTTCTGTTTGTAGAAGCATTTGTTGGAAAGAGGTTCCAAAGGTCGTCACATGGCCATGCGGCCCACGGAAAGCAATGATCAATATCAAGGTTCTTTTCTGTAAGCTTTTTTCCACTCCAGATGCAAAAAAGTTGATTTTTATCCAAAAATCGACGAGCGATCTCTTTGACGGTTGATACATCTCTTCTGGGTTCAGACCATTTCATGGCTTCAATGATGACTCGAAGGTCTTTTTCAACCCCCAACCCTTCTTGATAACTCTCCATGAGACGGATCCATTCGCCCTGAAGCGCTGGTTCAATCCAGGCGTCGTAACGTGACAGGGCTTTCCATAGATGGAGAGGGATCAGCATGTCTCCAAAACTTCGAAGGATGTCTTCATCAAGGCAAAAGGATCCAGAAGGCATTCTGTTTCTCTTTTTTTTAGCTTCAAAGATCGGA
Encoded proteins:
- a CDS encoding type II toxin-antitoxin system HicA family toxin, whose amino-acid sequence is MKVSEVLDLLKQDGWFLVDTRGSHRQFKHSLKPGRVTVAGKTSDDLSPGTLNSILKQSGLKTKK
- a CDS encoding type II toxin-antitoxin system HicB family antitoxin; translated protein: MRYAIVIEKMESNYSAYVPDLPGCIATGSTIEETESLIKEAIAFHLEGMREDHQPVPEPTSLVEYVSI
- the msrB gene encoding peptide-methionine (R)-S-oxide reductase MsrB → MAESDSDKVKIAVYSETGDYLGEKILPKVKEDPSWKERLSPLSYAVTRDHQTERPFSIPGHDQKSPGLYRCICCGTTLFNSETKFDSGTGWPSFYAPVSTENVAIREDNSHGMKRSEVLCRLCDAHLGHVFNDGPKPTGLRYCINMVSLDFVPKP
- a CDS encoding RNA-guided endonuclease InsQ/TnpB family protein, producing MKKTLKVKLTPTKEQAKSLLETIESFNDACNWISRKSFEAGTPHQMKLHHMVYFEVRERFPALTSQMIVRAIAKVSGSYRTEKKTLHSFKRHSAMEYDKRLLSFKSLSHASMATVHGRITVSLIFGHYAPLDRNKMLGQADLTTSGGKFFLNLLIDVPDGTPYDPEECLGVDAGIVHLSTDSDGESFSGEGVDQVREKIHTLKKALQEKGTKNAKRHLKKVSGKEARFKKDTNHCLSKKIVSKAKGTGRGIALEDLKGFNGRTMVGKSQRERFGKWAFDQLRRFITYKAVLEGVPVVVVDPRNTSRTCSVCGHCEKDNRTSQGHFSCLRCTHTEHADINAARNIRFKAAINRPIAV